The uncultured Bacteroides sp. DNA segment TTAAAAAATTTGTTAGAAAATGAACCAAAACTAAATGATTTGTTTGACAATGCAGAGAAGCTTAACATGAAAGAATTATTAGAAGCGCAAGGCGGAGTTGATGAAGACATGGATGAAGATTGCTATAGCATGGAATGCGTCGTTGCTTCACACTTTTGTTGGAATGCACAGTGTGTTATCGCTTCTTAATAATAACGCGTAAGTAATTTGGACTGTTTAAATAAACATCAAGCCAAGTAAAAAGAGCATTTATATTGGCAATCCACCATTCATAAATGCTCTTAAATTCAAATTTATAAATTATGGAAAATGAAATATATGTCTTAAATCCTGACTACATATTTAAGAATGATGTAACGCGAATTTATTTATATAGTAAATTAGATATTAATAGAGAATATTCATCAGAGGTCAAAACCTTTTTTCATCCTGCTCAAGCTATGATATTTACATTTTTTACTCATAGAAGAAGTTTGAAAGAAAATATATCGCTAATAAGCAATTTTTTCGAATACACAGAAAAGGATGTTTTATTAATGATAGAACCATTTATTGAAAATAAAGTAAGCCTACAACTAAGTTTTGATGGGAAAAAAATTTCTGTCCCTAAAAATTTTCTCATAAATATAAAAAAAATTAGCGGACAGTATTTTCCTTTGAATTTGAATGTAGATTCAATGAAATGCAAAACCATTGATATAGTATCTAAACGTTTAAATACTTCTCCAAGGATTATTACGTTCATGCTAACCAATCGCTGCGTCACAAAGTGCTGCTACTGTTATGCAGATACGCAAACAAAAGTTGCAAGAGAAGTATCAACTGAAAAAATAATTAATATTATCAGAGAAGCTAAGCAACTTAAAATGTACAATATAAATTTGATAGGAGGAGAAGTTTTTCTTCATGAAGATTGGGATCTAATTTTGAAAGAAATTATATCTAATGGATTTTCACCAGATGTTATATCTACAAAAGTGCCTATTACTAAAGAAATAATGAGTAAACTTAAGGCTACAGGATTTAGCAAAAAAATACAATTATCGATTGATTCTATAGATGCTGAAATATTATGTGAGACTTTGAAAGTGAATTCAAACTATACTGAAAAAATACAAGAAGGTATAAGTATTTTAGAAGATAATAATTTCCCATATCAGATCGAAACAGTATTAACAAAGCTTACAGCTACAAAGGAAAATATAAAGAATTTGCATGATTATTTATGCACTTTAAAATATGTTACCCAATGGGAAATTAGAGTAGCAATGTATTCTAATTATAAGAATAGCCAACATTTCATAGATATAAGATCAGATAGAAAAGAGCTTGAATACTTATATCAATATATTGAACAAGTAACTAAAAAAGACACACCGTTTATTATAGTATGTCCCAATACAGTACTTGATAGAAAATATTATGAAGCCCAGAGAGGAAGTAGTTCATTTAAGGGTGCAAGATGTACGGCTTTAAATGAGCATATGTTTATTCTACCTGATGGGAAGGTTACAATCTGTGAGCAGTTATATTGGAATAAAAATTTCATCATTGGAGATATTAACAATGCCAGTATTGAAGAAATTTGGAACTCTTCAAGAGCTTTGTCATTAGCGAATATTAAACAAAATGAAATTAGCAATAATAGCAAATGTAAACTTTGTAAATTATTTGAGGTTTGTTTTAATATTGATAGAAACCGATGTTGGAGTGATGTAGTAAAAGCGTATGGAACAGAACATTGGGATTATCCAGATCCCAGATGTTGTTATGCTCCAATTATGAGAAACTCAGTAGCATATTAAAAACAAGAAGCTATGATTAGTAATAAAATACTATATTTCAGAATACTACTATTCTTTTTTTCTTCTTTTTCTTCTATATTTTCAGTTAGAGGTGATGGAGGAATGTGGAATATTAGTCTAACTACTGAACAATATCAAATCTTAAAAAAGAGAGGGCTTCAGCTACCATTAAAAAATATCAATAGCGATGAGGCATCTTTAAAAGATGCAATCGTCTCATTTGGCAATGGAGGAACCGGTACGATTATTTCTTCGGATGGACTTATTCTCACTAATTATCATTTAGCTTTAAGGTTAGTTGAATTGCACTCCACAACTAAAGCAAATTATGTAACTGAAGGGTTCTGGGCTAAAAGTAGGCAAGAGGAACTACCGAATGAAGGTCTTTTTATTAAAATGCAACTGAAAGAAGTTGATGTAACTCAAGAAGTTTTGCAAAATGCGGCACTCTGTAAAAATTATGCAGAACGAAAAACAATAATAAATAATAATATTCAGAATATAATAAAAGAAATGACTCCTAAACAATTTGGATATTCTGGTGAGATTAAAGTGTTATTTGGAGGTTATAAATATATGTACTATTTATTTCAACAATACAATGATATAAGACTTGTTGCAGCTCCCCCTTATTCAATTGCGAAATTTGGTGATGAGGATTATAACTGGGCCTGGCCAAGGTTTTCTGGAGATTTTGCACTTTTTAGAATATATGCAAATAAAAATAAACCATGCAAATACTCTGCTCAGAACACTCCTTATCATCCCAAAAAGGTAATTCCTTTTTCTACATCTAGCTTATCAGAAAATGATTTTGTAATAACGATAGGTTTCCCTAGAGAAACATCATACTATGAGACTTCTCATTTTATCGAAAATATTGTATTAAAAAGTAACAATGAACGCATCCCATTTATGAAGGAAAAACTAGATATAATGGGGAAATACATGAAAAGGAATGATTCTTTACATTCTAAAATTCTTTCAAAATATTCTTCAATTAGTAATGACACAAAAAAGAGAGAGGGCATACTATATGGTTTACAAGTAATTGATGGGATTAAAAAGAAAAAAGAAATGGAGTCCCAGTTTTTAGAAAAATTACAGAATAATGATTCTTTATATAAGCAATATGCTTCCGCGTTAGATTATATTCAGAAATTAACTTTATTGGCAGAAAAATATATGTGCCCATATGATTGCTTAAGAGCGGGAATATTGAATGTAGATATACTTAATATTGCTTGTTATATTTTAAAGAACCAAGTTACAAATAATAAAAATTGGGATGAAGTTAAATCAAAGCGGTTCTTTAGGACATTAAAAGGTTTATATGATAATTTTGATGCTACAATGGACAAAGATCTCTTTGTGAAGCTAATTAATATGTATATAAAAGAGGTTCCATCTGAATTTCAAACAAGTATATTGAAAAATAGAAAGAATGAAATAGAAAAATTATGTAATCAATTATATCATTACTCTTGTTTGGTATCATATGATAAAACTAAAGATATAATATTAAAATCTCCAACCGATTTATTGGAAGATCCAATTATAAAATTTACATATAGCATTGATTCTTTGTTTAATGTAAATATTTTACCAACACTTTCTACTATTTCACAGAAGCTAGATAGCGCCAAAAATGAATATGTATTTGCTAGTGCATTATTAGGCCTAACTTCATGGCCTGATGCAAATGGAACATTACGTCTTTCATATGGAAACATTAGTTGTTACGCAAAAAAATATCCTACATATTATACGACATACAATGAATTAGTAAAAGTCAGCAACAATATTTGCAAGGAAAATAAGATTCCCAAATGTTTTGGGTTAGATTTAGTTGAAAAAAGTAGCTCGAATACAAATACGATGATCAATTTCATCACCACTTGTCATACGACTGGTGGCAATTCTGGTAGCCCTGTGTTAAATAAAAAAGGAGAACTAGTAGGTCTTAATTTTGATAGAATAAAGGAAGGAACTGCAGGAGATTATATATACGAATCTTCTATATGCCGGAATATAGCTGTCGATTGTAACTATATTCTATTTATATTAAGTAAATATGCTAATGCACAAAACATACTAAAAGAACTAATCATAAAAGATTAGTTAATAGCATTTTTAATTTAATTATGTAATATTAATAATTTACAATTATGGAAAAAAAACTAAAAGAAACAAATGATGCAGAAGAGATGCTTAATCTTGATATTAAGAGCTTGATGGCAATTAATGGAGGCGAAGACATAGATATGGATGAAGATTGTTATGTCGCTCAATGTGTATTAGGAACAACCGCATGTCACTATAGTGTAACAGAATGCACCATATTGGTATAGTGTAAAAACACGGAATTAATAGAGGGTGAAAATATTAAATCTTTAATCGTTTTTACTCTCTATTTATCACCTAATTTCATGTACAATTTTATATTTATATTTATGAATAAAGAACCTATTATTAGTGTCGTAATGCCAGTGTATAATTCTGTTCTATTCTTGAAAGAATGCATTGATAGTATTCTAAATCAAACATTTAAAGACTTTGAATTAATAATTATAGATGACGGATCATCTGATGATTCTGTAGAAATTATAAAATCATATTCTGATGCAAGAATTAAATTAGTTTTGAGTCAGCACGACTATATTAATTCATTGAACAGAGGCATTAGTATGTCACGTGGGAAATATATTGCGCGTATGGATTCTGATGACATTATGTGTGTCAATAGGCTCGAGCGTCAATATGATTTTATGGAAAAAAAATTAGATATTGATATATGTGGTAGTGCTGTAAAAATGTTTGGGCGCATTGAAATTGAGCCTAGACCAGTTATCGGGCATAATAATATTGTTTCTTGTTTAGCTGTTTCCTGCTCACTATTTCATCCGTCTGTTATAATGAGAAAAAATAAAATATTCTCTTATTACAGTAAAAATGGTGAGTGTATTCTGTATGATAGAAATTACATTTATGCGGAAGATTATAGGTTATGGGTTGACATGGCAATAAAAGGGTTTAAGTTTGCAAATATTCCTGACGTTCTTATTTTATATCGTCTATCTGACGTTCAAATAACGTCAAGACACTCAAAGGAAATGAGCGAGATCACTCGGAAAATCCATGCAGAATTTGCAGAGTATATAAAAGGAATAATACTCTCTAATGCTAATGAATATTATGAGACTTATTTCAATACTTCATTAGATATGTTTTATAGAAAAATTATCAATAAAAATATATTTCTAAAAATAATATCAAGTATATACAAAAAAATACTGGATGAGAATTATGTATAGAATAGAATCATGAATAACGAATTAATAGATTTAATTATGCGTATAAATATAATAATATATTTTCTGTTATATTATTGTTATTTATGAAATAAAATCATCTATGAGAGAGAAAATACACTTATATCGACAACTTGATTCTAGAGATTGTGGTCCAGCTTGTATTTGTATAATCTCAAGTTTTTTTGGGAGAAAAATACCTTTGGCTGAAGTTCGTAAAAATTCATATATAACTCGTGTCGGAGTTAATCTGTTAGGACTAAGTGAAGCAGCGCAATCCTATGGGTATCGTACTGTTGGACTTAAGTTATCCTTAAATAGCCTTAAAAAAAAATGCAAATTACCCTGTATTTTGCATTGGAACCAAAATCATTTTGTAGTATTATACAAAATAAATAGAAATAATTATTTTGTTGCAGATCCTGCTTATGGAATGATGAAATATTCAGAACAAGACATTTCCACGCACTGGCTGGGTAATTCAAATGACGGAAACGATAAAGGTGTATTACTATTATTAGAACCATCTCCTGTTTTTTATAAAAAAAATAATTTTCAGAGCAAAAAGATATCTTTGTTCTATATTTTAAAATATTTAAAAAATTATAAATCGCTACTTATACAGTTAGCTTTGGGGTTATCAATGGGTTGCCTCTTGCAATTAATATTCCCTTTTTTGACACAATCAATTGTAGACCAAGGAATTGGAGTAAAAGATTTGAATTTTATACAAGTTGTTCTAATCGCTGAATTAATGTTAGTTATTAGCAAAAACTTGACAGATATAATAAGGCGCTGGATACTTTTGCATATAAGCACTAGGATAAGCATTTCATTAATTTCTGATTTTTTAGTAAAATTAATGAAACTCCCAATGCTATTTTTTGACAGTAAATTAGTTGGTGATTTAATTAGACGAATTGAAGATCATAAACGAATAGAAACATTCTTAACACAATCTATTATGAATATTATATTCGCAACTTTAACAATTATAGCATTTAGCATTACTCTGATAATTTACAATGTGAAAATATTTGTCATTTTTATAGTCGGTAGTGTTTTGTATTTTGGATGGGTTATGCTTTTTATGAAGAAAAGGGCTGAACTTGATCATAAAAATTTTGCTCAAATGTCAGAAAAGCAAAATATTTTAATTCAGTTAATTTATGGCATGCAAGATATTAAACTAACAGGTTGTGAACAACAAAAACTATGGGAGTGGGAAAACATTCAAGCCAATCTTTTTGAAACAAAAAAAAACACACTAACATTAGGACAATGGCAAAGTACAGGAGCCGTATTAATTAATGAAATAAAAAATGTGCTTATAACAATAACATCTGCTACTGCTGTGATATCAGGAAATATCACTTTAGGTGGTATGTTATCAATACAGTACATAATTGGGCAAATGCAAGGCCCAATAGAACAGTACATATCATTTATTCAACAAGCTCAAGACGCTCGTTTAAGTTTGGAACGAATGGGTGAAATACATGCTATTGAAGAAGAAGAAAAAAAGAATCAGCCATCAATAATATTGCCTATTAATGATGCTATAAACATAGAAAACATCTCATTTTCGTATGGGAGTGCTTTGGCTGGTCTGGTCATTAATAATATGTCTCTTTATATTCCGTCAGGGAAAATAACAGCAATTGTTGGATTAAGTGGAAGTGGAAAAACAACTCTAATTAAACTTTTATTAGGATTCTATTCTCCATTAAGTGGCACAATAAAAATTGGAAATATATCTTTAAATGATATCTCATTAAGAAAATGGCGAAAGCATTGTGGAGTTGTGATGCAGGATGGTTATATTTTTAATGACACAATTGCTGCTAACATAGCCCCTGATGCAGAAAAGATAGATGAAGAAAAATTATTGTATGCTATTAAAATGGCGAATTTGCAAGAATATGTGGAATCGTTGCCTCAGAAATTAAATACGAAAATAGGGAATACAGGAAGAGGGTTGAGTCAAGGGCAAAGACAACGGTTGTTAATTGCAAGGGCTATATATAAGAATCCAGAATATCTTTTCTTTGATGAAGCGACTAATGCTTTAGATACTAATAACGAGTCTATCATTATGCATAATCTAAATTTGTTTTTTCAAAACAAAACAGTAGTAATAGTTGCTCACAGACTGAGTACTGTGAAAAATGCAAATCAAATAGTTGTTATTAAGGATGGTTCTATTGTGGAAATTGGCAATCATGCAAAATTAATAAACATGCGTAGAACATATTACAATTTAGTAAAAGATCAATTAACTTTAGAATGCTAACTCCTAAATAATTCTTCTCATGCAAAAAACTGAAATATCAAATATAAAATCACGAGATGTAAGTGATATATTAGGGAAACCACCTACAACAAAATTGCACTTTTTAGGGTATTCTTTATATCTAATTATATTTGTTACTTTTTTATCAACAAATTTCATCCCTTATTCAACTATAATATCTGAAGATATCGAAATAATTGACTACACAAAAGACTTTAATAAAAAGCAAAAGATGAAATCAAATAACTATTCTCTGAATAGTATTAATAGTTATGAAAAAATAAACAAATTATATAGTTGTGAAAATATTG contains these protein-coding regions:
- a CDS encoding peptidase domain-containing ABC transporter, which encodes MREKIHLYRQLDSRDCGPACICIISSFFGRKIPLAEVRKNSYITRVGVNLLGLSEAAQSYGYRTVGLKLSLNSLKKKCKLPCILHWNQNHFVVLYKINRNNYFVADPAYGMMKYSEQDISTHWLGNSNDGNDKGVLLLLEPSPVFYKKNNFQSKKISLFYILKYLKNYKSLLIQLALGLSMGCLLQLIFPFLTQSIVDQGIGVKDLNFIQVVLIAELMLVISKNLTDIIRRWILLHISTRISISLISDFLVKLMKLPMLFFDSKLVGDLIRRIEDHKRIETFLTQSIMNIIFATLTIIAFSITLIIYNVKIFVIFIVGSVLYFGWVMLFMKKRAELDHKNFAQMSEKQNILIQLIYGMQDIKLTGCEQQKLWEWENIQANLFETKKNTLTLGQWQSTGAVLINEIKNVLITITSATAVISGNITLGGMLSIQYIIGQMQGPIEQYISFIQQAQDARLSLERMGEIHAIEEEEKKNQPSIILPINDAINIENISFSYGSALAGLVINNMSLYIPSGKITAIVGLSGSGKTTLIKLLLGFYSPLSGTIKIGNISLNDISLRKWRKHCGVVMQDGYIFNDTIAANIAPDAEKIDEEKLLYAIKMANLQEYVESLPQKLNTKIGNTGRGLSQGQRQRLLIARAIYKNPEYLFFDEATNALDTNNESIIMHNLNLFFQNKTVVIVAHRLSTVKNANQIVVIKDGSIVEIGNHAKLINMRRTYYNLVKDQLTLEC
- a CDS encoding radical SAM protein; this encodes MENEIYVLNPDYIFKNDVTRIYLYSKLDINREYSSEVKTFFHPAQAMIFTFFTHRRSLKENISLISNFFEYTEKDVLLMIEPFIENKVSLQLSFDGKKISVPKNFLINIKKISGQYFPLNLNVDSMKCKTIDIVSKRLNTSPRIITFMLTNRCVTKCCYCYADTQTKVAREVSTEKIINIIREAKQLKMYNINLIGGEVFLHEDWDLILKEIISNGFSPDVISTKVPITKEIMSKLKATGFSKKIQLSIDSIDAEILCETLKVNSNYTEKIQEGISILEDNNFPYQIETVLTKLTATKENIKNLHDYLCTLKYVTQWEIRVAMYSNYKNSQHFIDIRSDRKELEYLYQYIEQVTKKDTPFIIVCPNTVLDRKYYEAQRGSSSFKGARCTALNEHMFILPDGKVTICEQLYWNKNFIIGDINNASIEEIWNSSRALSLANIKQNEISNNSKCKLCKLFEVCFNIDRNRCWSDVVKAYGTEHWDYPDPRCCYAPIMRNSVAY
- a CDS encoding glycosyltransferase → MNKEPIISVVMPVYNSVLFLKECIDSILNQTFKDFELIIIDDGSSDDSVEIIKSYSDARIKLVLSQHDYINSLNRGISMSRGKYIARMDSDDIMCVNRLERQYDFMEKKLDIDICGSAVKMFGRIEIEPRPVIGHNNIVSCLAVSCSLFHPSVIMRKNKIFSYYSKNGECILYDRNYIYAEDYRLWVDMAIKGFKFANIPDVLILYRLSDVQITSRHSKEMSEITRKIHAEFAEYIKGIILSNANEYYETYFNTSLDMFYRKIINKNIFLKIISSIYKKILDENYV
- a CDS encoding S46 family peptidase, translating into MISNKILYFRILLFFFSSFSSIFSVRGDGGMWNISLTTEQYQILKKRGLQLPLKNINSDEASLKDAIVSFGNGGTGTIISSDGLILTNYHLALRLVELHSTTKANYVTEGFWAKSRQEELPNEGLFIKMQLKEVDVTQEVLQNAALCKNYAERKTIINNNIQNIIKEMTPKQFGYSGEIKVLFGGYKYMYYLFQQYNDIRLVAAPPYSIAKFGDEDYNWAWPRFSGDFALFRIYANKNKPCKYSAQNTPYHPKKVIPFSTSSLSENDFVITIGFPRETSYYETSHFIENIVLKSNNERIPFMKEKLDIMGKYMKRNDSLHSKILSKYSSISNDTKKREGILYGLQVIDGIKKKKEMESQFLEKLQNNDSLYKQYASALDYIQKLTLLAEKYMCPYDCLRAGILNVDILNIACYILKNQVTNNKNWDEVKSKRFFRTLKGLYDNFDATMDKDLFVKLINMYIKEVPSEFQTSILKNRKNEIEKLCNQLYHYSCLVSYDKTKDIILKSPTDLLEDPIIKFTYSIDSLFNVNILPTLSTISQKLDSAKNEYVFASALLGLTSWPDANGTLRLSYGNISCYAKKYPTYYTTYNELVKVSNNICKENKIPKCFGLDLVEKSSSNTNTMINFITTCHTTGGNSGSPVLNKKGELVGLNFDRIKEGTAGDYIYESSICRNIAVDCNYILFILSKYANAQNILKELIIKD